The following proteins are co-located in the Echinicola sp. 20G genome:
- a CDS encoding FkbM family methyltransferase, whose product MKKIKKFYHHHLARPIYSTIKPLQPILKFKKRTFFDKFKVKIEGGKRFWLYNNAYFWDTELFWQGFERLKYENRTREVWCFLAERSKVIFDIGANTGWFSMMAKAYNRNAKIFAFEPQPNIYKVLKKNNEINDFNICCEQLALSDQKGKLPFYNTGDTTFSNINTMHGSLNMAWRTKGQKSISVEVSRLDSYIEKNDIPSIDLMKIDVETLEYEVLIGYGEFLHKHLPILILEIQNEKIGTDIGSVLGNKYTYYWIDEEVGLIEVSHLGRNNDQENRNYLLCPNRKKNLIMEFVSE is encoded by the coding sequence AAATTAAGAAATTCTATCACCACCACTTAGCTAGACCTATTTATAGTACAATCAAACCGTTACAGCCAATTCTTAAATTTAAAAAAAGAACGTTCTTTGATAAGTTTAAAGTAAAGATAGAGGGTGGAAAAAGATTTTGGCTATATAATAATGCATATTTCTGGGATACAGAATTGTTTTGGCAGGGATTTGAAAGACTTAAATATGAAAATAGGACGAGGGAAGTGTGGTGTTTTCTTGCAGAAAGGAGTAAAGTGATTTTTGATATAGGGGCCAATACAGGTTGGTTTAGTATGATGGCAAAAGCTTACAATAGAAATGCTAAAATTTTTGCTTTTGAACCACAACCGAATATTTACAAAGTGCTTAAAAAAAATAATGAAATTAATGATTTTAACATTTGTTGTGAACAATTAGCATTATCTGATCAAAAAGGGAAATTGCCATTTTATAATACTGGTGATACTACTTTTTCAAATATCAATACCATGCATGGAAGCTTAAATATGGCATGGCGTACTAAAGGACAAAAATCTATTTCAGTTGAAGTTTCTAGATTGGACAGCTACATTGAAAAAAATGATATTCCATCGATTGATTTAATGAAAATTGATGTCGAAACCTTGGAATATGAAGTGCTTATTGGGTATGGGGAGTTTTTACATAAACATCTTCCAATTCTAATCTTGGAAATTCAAAATGAAAAGATAGGTACAGATATCGGTTCAGTTTTGGGAAATAAGTACACTTATTACTGGATAGATGAGGAGGTAGGCTTAATAGAAGTAAGCCATCTTGGAAGAAATAACGATCAGGAAAATAGGAACTATTTGTTATGTCCTAATCGAAAAAAAAATCTAATAATGGAATTTGTTTCTGAATAA